The Triticum aestivum cultivar Chinese Spring unplaced genomic scaffold, IWGSC CS RefSeq v2.1 scaffold213235, whole genome shotgun sequence genome has a window encoding:
- the LOC123177510 gene encoding glycerol-3-phosphate acyltransferase 1-like: protein ALDRPVRAVSYSLSRLSELISPIGRTVRLTRDRDADGRAMARLLEMGDLVVVCPEGTTCREPYLLRFSPLFAELSDDVVGVAVETAMFYPTTAGGLKCLDPFFYMVNPRMCYTVQFLEQVRTAVVREGKVPSADMANLVQKKIGDALGYSCTMLTRKDKYLMLAGNDGVVRKVDGKCSSPPAGRTNN, encoded by the coding sequence GCGCTGGACCGACCGGTGCGCGCCGTGTCGTATAGCCTCAGCCGGCTCTCGGAGCTCATCTCACCAATCGGCCGCACCGTGCGGCTGACACGAGACCGCGACGCCGACGGACGTGCCATGGCCCGACTCCTGGAGATGGGGGACCTCGTCGTCGTCTGCCCCGAGGGCACCACCTGCCGCGAGCCGTACCTGCTCCGGTTCAGTCCACTTTTCGCGGAGCTCAGCGACGACGTGGTAGGTGTCGCCGTCGAGACGGCCATGTTCTACCCCACCACGGCGGGGGGGCTCAAGTGCCTCGATCCGTTCTTCTACATGGTCAACCCGAGGATGTGCTACACGGTGCAGTTCCTGGAGCAGGTGCGCACGGCGGTGGTCAGGGAGGGGAAGGTGCCGAGCGCCGACATGGCCAATCTCGTGCAGAAGAAGATTGGAGATGCGCTCGGATACAGCTGCACTATGCTCACCAGGAAGGACAAGTACCTCATGCTGGCCGGCAACGACGGCGTCGTCCGCAAAGTAGACGGCAAGTGCTCGTCTCCTCCAGCGGGGAGGACGAACAACTGA